The DNA segment TGGCAATCTCGTCATCCTGTGACGGGTACCCGAGGCTTATCCGCAACAAGAACCGGTCCAGCTGTGTCTCCGGGAGAGGAAACGTGCCCTCGTACTCAATGGGGTTCTGTGTCGCCAGGACATGGAAGGGAGATGGCATATTGTGGGTGACACCATCGACCGTAATCTGCCCCTCGTCCATGCATTCCAGCAGGGCCGACTGCACCTTGGGCGTTGCCCGGTTAATCTCGTCGGCCAGCACCATCTGCGCCATTATCGGCCCGGCACGGAACTCGAAATCCCCCGTTTTCTGGCTGTACACGGTAATCCCGGTGATATCCCCGGGAAGCATATCCGGGGTGAACTGAATGCGTTTGAATGAACAGTCCAGAGACCTCGCCAGGCTGCGGGCCAGCATTGTCTTACCAACACCCGGTGCGTCTTCAATGAGCAGGTGTCCATTACTGATGAGGGCAATCACGGCAAGCTCCACTGCATCCTCTTTGCCGATGATAACCTGCTGCACGTTGTCCAGTATCGCCCTGGCGGTACTCTGTGCCTTACCTGTCGCTTCTACCATCTCCTCCCTCACATCCGGAATAATCCCTCGCATAGAAACGTGCCTCACTTGCGTCAGGCACCCACTTATATTGTAGCACAAAGCGGATTACAGGGAGACACATCTGGCG comes from the Dehalococcoidales bacterium genome and includes:
- a CDS encoding MoxR family ATPase, whose product is MRGIIPDVREEMVEATGKAQSTARAILDNVQQVIIGKEDAVELAVIALISNGHLLIEDAPGVGKTMLARSLARSLDCSFKRIQFTPDMLPGDITGITVYSQKTGDFEFRAGPIMAQMVLADEINRATPKVQSALLECMDEGQITVDGVTHNMPSPFHVLATQNPIEYEGTFPLPETQLDRFLLRISLGYPSQDDEIAIVEKQQYAHPIEKIAPVATGADLLELQTAVKDIYVDDTLKKYITSLVAATRDHPTIYLGASPRGSLALFRTAQARALIQGRDYVLPDDVKALAESVLAHRLIIRLTDVSQDKSGRASIAEILETIPVPGTVLRP